tcactttattttcattataatattcactaatttttcacaataatttgtaatttatatttttaaaaaaagattatggttatgaattgcattatgggacatttaCCTCTGCTCTGTCgaattctgatgttgaaaattaaattaTGCAGTTATTATGCAATCATATGCAATTATGCAGTTATAAATTATGCAATTatgcaaagtgacttttattgacaatttagtagtttaaaacaatatattgtataagaaataacatgCTGTATAGAGAATTAAATCTGGTAAAATAACaggaaaaagtactggcagtttataacCAGTTTATTGTACCATAATTTATAACCCCAAACCAGACAATATCTCCCTTCAAAGTAcataaaatttcaataaaaacactttgtcaaacttttcaacatcaaaagttgttggaggacaaattaaggtcccataatgtaactcaaaagcatgaataaatggaagaaaaaacatgaatcataaaattctgttaaaaacagctaatttatggatctttttacagtgtaatatggatgtcaatggttaccgcttttcagcattcttcaaaaaatctccttttgtttatataataaataaagaagctcataaagggtTGGATCAACCGTAGGTCGAATAAATAGTGTTTCCATTTTACAGTGCTTTTTGActgataaatttattttaattgattctaACAAttcactgtggctcagtggttagcactgtcacctcacagcaaaaaggtcactggttcgagtcccggctgggtcagttagcatttctgtgtggagtttgcatgttctccccatgttcccagctggaagggcatctgctgtgtaaaacatatgctggataagttggcagatcattccgctgtggcaacccctgatgaataaagggactaagctgaaggaaaatgaatgaatgaataacaattcTTAAtcagaataaaatgtttttgtgtaCAATAATTGCTATTATGCatacaaaaacacataaatatgCATGCATACTGTATAGAAGCAAGCAGATGAGCCTGAATAtgcataaataattttaaaaggatagctcactgaaaaaaaattaagaaaaaaaaaaaacgtaatttactcaccatcagtaaataaatacatacataaatatgtcATCTATTGCGCAGTACCATGAGCAGCTCTTGATTGAAGAGTTTTCAGTGTTTCGCAGCAGCTCGGTTTTGCATTAAATGATCCACACAAACTCTCTACAAGTCCTGCGAGTTTGAGAAGTGTGCACGTACATGCAACATGTGTCAAACGTCTACCTAGATTGATAAAGAAAATAATGAACAAACGTGCTGTCAACATTAGACAAACATTACAAAAAAGCTTCCCTGTGGCCAAAATTAAAGCTCTATGGTATAATATTTGAAATCAAAGAGACAAAACACAATCATAAATATtagattttgacatttttattgtaaaattaaatattattatttaattaatttataattaggGAGGCGCgatggggcagtgggtagcaatgacgtctcacagcaagaaggtcgctagttcgagcctcagtcggaatttctgtgtggagtttgcatattctccccgggttcgcttgggtttcctccgggttctccggtttcccccacaagtccaaagacatgtgctataggtgaattgggtaagctaaactgtccgtagtgcatgtgtgtgaataagtttatgggtgtttcccagtgatgggttgcagctgaaaaggcatctgctgcgtagggaggaaaatattaacattaaattcattgattttcttttccgcttagtctctttattaatcaggggtcaccacagcaaaatgaaccaccatcttatccagcatatggtttacgcagcggatgcccttcgagctgcaacccatcactggaaaacacccatacactctcattcacacacatgcactacaaacaatttagcttaacgcaaacatgcaaattccacacagaaacactaactgacccagctgtgactcaaaccagtgaccttcttgctgtgagccggcagtgctaaccactgagccactgtgttgcccttaattaaatattattacaattttaaaaaaaataatatatatatatatatatatatatatatatatatatatatatatatatatatatatatatatatgtgtgtgtgtgtgtgtgtgtatgtataaaatatgtatatacatatatatatatacacacatacacacacatatatacatatacatatatatatatatatacaaattataacataaaaatattatgatttacttctattattattattttttgtttttcgctaAATTGTGCCtgattattaacaaaataaaattcacactcAGTTTCACGGTGGGCAAAATATATTTAGGGCCAGTAAATTTTCTCAGGTAACTCACAATggcaaaatgttaatttaaagtcCTGCATGTTAATTACAAATCTTCATAATTATATATTAGGCTGCAAAAGTCAGTAAATTGtgttatcaataaaaaaataaataataaataaaatgtaatgaggCATTATACTACACTACATATATTTTTGCAGAGTAATAAAATTAAGATTATTGGAGTATATTTTTCAAACCAATTAAGATTTTCTACTAAATGTCACATACGTTGAAATGCTATGTacatcaatttaattaaatatgtgatGAATTTTTAACATTATGTGTGCAAAGTGCTGAAGTTTTGAAAATGTACAATGATTAAACACAGTTATACGCGTTAATATGTTAAAGTAAAACAGATAAGGAAGTGATGTAACACTTACCTGAACCTCCACCTGCAGGAAATGCATGGTTATAACATCAGATAACCTAAAGTTCATTGCCCTTCAACAGCAATCCCAGTGTAAATGGGATAAGTGTAATAAAATGTTGACTGAGCCAATTTTACAGCtcaaataacacatttaatgaGCTCAATTAATTTGAACTAAATTAAAAAGCTCTTTTCGTGCCTGTTATTCTTTGTTAGCTAAAATTATAGTTACTTTTTGATTAACTTTTGTTAATTCCATATGCAAAGCGATAGTGTAAGTACAGCTCTTCTGCTGTTTAAACACTTGTATTACAACACAGAAGATGTGAATTAAAGTGTGTCTGTTGACACGGCAGGCCATAAGGGAGAAATGATGATAAAGTGCAGTTCTCAGCTCACGAGCACACTTGGCAGAAGACAGAGGACAGGAAAACGTGTTCGGTTTGAATgcattatttatgtttgtttagaCACATTCAAGGAGTTTTCAAGGAGAGACTAAATGCAATCTGCTAGCTGTAATGTATATTCATACAGGATTAGTtccttcaaaatataaaaatcctGCCATCATTTAAGCACCCTAAAACCAATCAAACATAAAAAGATAATAAAGTATCACAACAGTCGTACATTTAAGTCAGTATTCAAAATCAGAAAGGAATTATTGTGTTATTGAAAGTACCTGCAAATAGCAGAGCTGACTGATTTCTTATTTTGTTGATCTCTGTAagaaacattttctgtaatttcaTCGATTTAATTAGCTAGAAGTGAATGACTTAACACTAATATGGAAATAAAGAAGACTTcaacttttattgtaattttgaATGCCTCATGTCAAACTGTACATGTGTGAAACAGCAATGAATTTAGACTCTTAGTCCAGGGATTTGTCAAATTGGGGTCTTGTGACCCCAGGGGGCCTAAAGGGAGTGTTAGGGGTGTgtggaaatatttgaagaataaacataaaagaaaaataacttataaattattgaaataagtcaataaaaaaaggcgacgcagtggcgcagcgggtagcacaatcgcctcacaacaaggtcgctggtttgaggctcaggctgggtcagttggcatttctgtgtgtaagtttgcatgttctccctgtgttcgtgtgggtttcctccgggtgctccggtttaccccacaagtccgaagacaagcggtacaggtgaattgggtaagctaaaattgaccgtagtatatgagtgtgaatgagagtgtatgggtgtttcccaatgatgggttgcagttggaaggacatccactgtgtaaaacatgtgctggataagttggtggttcattccactgtggccacccctgaataataaagggactaagctgaaaagaaaatgaataaataaatgtattaggataaatagaaacaaataaaaacaaatctgaattaaACTAATCAAATTATgaaatttattacaaaataattaatataaattagatTAAACGAAAgaaagaatacaaaaaatatccaaactgtgaaaattttcaaTAAGGAATATAAATaagtttcaaaataataaaacatttcattttctattatttatctatgaccagaacatgcaaactccacataaaaatgccaactgacccagccggggctcgaaccagcgaccttcttgagacgacagcactacccaaTGCACCACCGTGTCATCTgacttattgtattttatattaaaacaaaaaaacacaaatacttAAAGCAAATCCTGAGCAGTGTATAGGGTCTTTAAATAAGAAACCAAATAGATACCTTATACATTTTAGGAAGAGTCCTCACACCAGGATAATTATGTCCCGAGTGGTCTGTGATGTGGCATCTAAAAGATTAAAAACCCTATTTTAACCCAAATCTATAACGTTCTGCAGTTGTAGGCATCGTGTTAGCCAAGGTTTTATTCTTagcttgaagcagatgagcttaaaaataaaatcttttcttTGCCTTGTTGTGCAGTTTATATTACTTTAGATTGCTTTAATTGTTTCCTGCCTGGCTAAGGTGCAACCTTACCCTCCACGCAGTAACACAACTGTTTTGTTCCCTTTGTCTTTATCTGCAGATCAGGTGACAGTATCTTGGGATCCGGCTCTCTGCTGCAGAACCAGCCCGAATCTTCCCTGATCTCCTCACACCAGCGGTGCACAGTTTGCTGGCTGGGCCTGTGCTTTTGGCTGCCCGTCTGTCATTTCATCCTGGGTTAGGAGCCCGAGCTCAGCCCCAGGGAGGGGAGGGAGGCCATGGAGGTTCCTCTGGTCAACTTTGAGAACCTGGACGACATCGGGATCAACCTGGGAGACCCGAGTGACTCGGGATATCCGACCTCACCCACCTCAGATGCCCCGGAAGGAAACCAGGGCACCTGTGGCATGAACTCACCCACACACTCACCCCAAAGAGGAAGACAGCGGAGACACACGCCGGCATCCCCACCAACACTCAGCAAGAAGGGAACCTCCAGCTGCAACAGCCTGATCTCCAACTGGAAGGTCCTGATGAGCAGTGAAGGCAGTCCCAACGAGGCTCTGCTGGGAAAAGTATCCAAGGACTGTTGCGAGGACTATTTCACTGAAAAGGAGAAATTCCAAGAGGGTGAACAAAAAGTGGTCATCAACGTCTCAGGGATGATGTATGAGACAACGCTCAAAACTTTGAATCAGTTCCCAGATACTTTGCTGGGAGACCCTATGAAACGGATTGACTACTTTGACCCCATGAGGAACGAGTATTTTTTTGATCGCAACCGCCCCAGCTTTGACGGTATCTTGTACTTCTATCAGTCCGGAGGAAAGATTCGGAGGCCAGCGAATGTGCCATTGGATGTGTTTGCGGACGAGATGGTGTTTTATCAACTGGGGCATGAGGTGATGGAGCAATTCAGGGAAGACGAAGGTTTCATTAAAGACCCTGAGCCTCAGCTCCCAACCAGTGAGCTCCACCGGCAATTTTGGCTGCTCTTTGAGTACCCCGAGAGCTCCAGCGCTGCTAGGTCCGTGGCCTTAGTGTCTGTTTTTGTCATCACTATATCTATTTGCATCTTCTGCCTGGAAACGCTCCCAGAATTCCGTGACGAACGCGAATTTGTTCCTGCATTTGTCAATTTAACCCGGGATGCCAATGGCACGCTGCTGTCCCGTCCTCGTCCTCATAAGATCTCTGCCTTTACTGACCCCTTCTTTGTGGTGGAGACTGTCTGTATTATTTGGTTCTGTTTTGAGCTCGGAGTACGTTTCGTGGTGTGCCCGAGCAAGAGCGAGTTTTTCAGCAACATCATGAACGTTATTGACATTGTGTCCATTATGCCCTACTTCATAACCGTCATTACAGAACTGATGGCCACtcaagaagaagaggaagaggaccCCACCGCCAACCAGAACATGTCTCTGGCTACGCTACGTGTCATCCGATTAGTGCGTGTCTTCAGGATCTTCAAGCTGTCTCGCCATTCCAAGGGCCTCCAGATTCTGGGCCAAACCCTGAAGGCCAGCATGAGGGAGCTGGGCTTGCTTATTTTCTTCCTCTTCATTGGCGTCATCCTCTTCTCCAGTGCCATTTACTTTGCTGAGGTAGACGAACCTGATACTCAGTTTGTGAGCATCCCGGAAGGATTCTGGTGGGCTGTGGTCACGATGACAACAGTCGGCTACGGTGACATGTGCCCCATCACGTTGGGGGGAAAGATGGTTGGGATCCTCTGTGCCATCGCTGGCGTGCTGACCATTGCGCTTCCCGTTCCTGTGATTGTCTCCAACTTCAACTATTTCTACCATCGTGAAACGGAGCAGggtgaaaaaaacatgattgatgCCGCTGCTGAGGCTGCCGCAAATCAGAAAAACAGCTCAGAGGAAAAGTATGAAAGCAATTACTCGCTGGACAAGAGCAATGGGAACTGGCAGACAGGAAAAAACGGCATTCCATGAGGATTGAGGAATATTTCGCATGACTAGCAATAATGACTGTACAACAATGCACTTAGAAACTCTCCGTTTTATGGTTTGACAACTGCTTAATTTAGAGTTCTACTTATATACTCAATGCTATGCATATACCAACAGTACCTTTGCAGAATGTGCTGTTTCAATGGGAGACCTCAAACAGGATGCTGTTTTAGCCAAAGGCTGCTAAAAGAAACACCTTATAGATGGATGACTATAAAACCTTGGAAGCACTATCTACTCAAAGGAAGCAAAAAATATTGCAAGGAACATCCCTTTAAGGCTTTACGGTAACACAAACTGAAATGCACTGAACTGACAAAAAAGGAATATGAATCACAGAACACTTAAGAAAAAAGACTCAAGTCATCATTTGCGAGGCAAACGGCATTTGACTGAGGTCAAAACAAGCATTTAATTAATAGCGATTAAGTGCCTGTGTTGCCGAGTACCTCAAATTAATGCCGAGGAATCATGAATCTGCACTCTGAGCATCCACCCAGCACCACCTTTTGCTGATGTTGTCGTTCCTTTAGAGTTTTGCACTGACATCACCTTTTGTCCCTGCTGCTTGTGAGAGAAAAAGCTTATGCCAAACTGTTATCCATCTTTCAATGTCACCGAACGTCTCCTCTAACAGGCCTGGTAGTTGTCATACATAATCAGGTCTGTTTGGAATTTAAATACAGTATCCTACGCATGCAAGTATGTTATATTTGGATGACCCACCGTGCTGTGGCAGCATCAGCCTGCTGCTCGTCCCACATTTTTTTCTGGTGTTTCTATTCTGGTCAACATACACACAGAACGAGACACTAGAGCTCTATCTTTAGGGTGAGtttttcttcttccttttttttttaaagtctttgtATGCTGAGTGAGTTTTTGTACACGCCTTTGCTTGGCAAATTTTAGTCCAGTATAACAGTTTCACAATCTTGTCTCGTTTGACCGAATGTATACGAGAGCACTGATGACAGCCAGTAAGATACAGAGCACTTACTCTTTAACTGAAGGCTTCATTGGCCTACTATCAGCCTTAGTCATTATGCACATGGATATGTATGGCTGGAAAACGCACAAGACTTTTAGCATGAATTTATATGGGTTAGCCACTCAAAACAATACCTGTCGGTCAAAGGAGCACACGTAAAAGAAGCTTTAATTGGTAACAAGTGTAACAAGTGTTTTTTTGGAATAGATTTTCATGTATCACACTGATTTAAGCTGACTTGAATGCCATTAAGGCAGAGTGCATGATCGCACAGTGCATGTACTGTACAGTAATTAATGATCTGCCGCTACAAAAAGACGGAAAAGACTGCAGCACATATATCATCTAATCCAGCCTAAAGACTGTAACAAAAGACATGCAACATCAGGGCTTTTCTCGTGGACTTATGCAATGTAACAAATTCTCTTATAAAGAGAACAGGATGAATTGTTATTTTACAAGCTTATTAGTAACATTCATAACTACATGAAAACATTTACACAACGTTTTATCATGGTATCCTGCAAATGAGCACTATCTTTGTCCATAATGGATTTCCATTTATGAGGTACTATTGTCTTTTATAGAAGTACAATTTCTGTCTTTGGAGTAAGAATAAGATCTATTACGCTCAATTTTTCACTATGCCTACAAATATTTGTGCTCAATTTGTTCGAGGGATAGTAACAAATTGTTGTTAATTTGCTTACCTTTAATCCATTGAAAAATACTTGACTTTTTTCTCTAGTAAATCTAAAGCTAAAACCGTGGTGATTAGTGGTTCATTTAGTGAGTGGTTAGGCAGTCAATGGTTATCATTCGAgagataaaatatataaacagatatataggcaaaacaaaataaatgtggcTCTTAATGATCcattcccacatgaaaaaatactatagtaatttatagtaaactacAGCTGTTTTTCtaccataaaataataaaatacttgaATGAATCCTTTGTGTTGCTTCTATAATTGCTATGGTCACACAACAACTACATAGTAagataaacaaatgacccaatattgTAGTTTTCTACAATTAGGGCAACTATACAAACTGTATACTctagtttattttataatataatacactacTACAGTGGCCGAAACAGCTTAACATAtagcaatttaagaaaacacgtgcaatcacaaaacaaaaaaacaggaacaaattgagaaaagatcttcaatCGTTCTTCTTCATCCTCATCAAGATCTTCAAAAGatcaaatcctcacaatgcaagcacatttttaaaaaacgtgctgcatcgacccacaacgcaaacaaattaataaaacgcactgcattttcacacaacgcaaacaaattaataaaacgcactgcattttcacacaacgcaaacaaattaataaaacgcactgcattttcacacaacgcaaacaaattaataaaacgtgctgcattttcacacaacgcaaacaaatgaaacgtgctgcattttctattcacacaaaaatattaataaaatttgctGCATTTTCTCTTAacccaaacaaattaataaaatgcactgcattttcacacaacgcaaacaaattaataaaacgtgctgcattttcacacaacgcaaacaaattaataaaacgtgctgcattttcacacaacgcaaacaaatgaaacgtgctgcattttctattcacacaaaaatattaataaaatttgctGCATTTTCTCTTAacccaaacaaattaataaaacgcactgcattttccgaaaagcaaacaaattaataaaacgtgctgcattttctcttaacccacacaaattaataaaacgcactgcattttccgacaacgcaaacaaattaataaaatgtgctgcattttctcttaacccaaacaaattaataaaacgcactgcattttccgacaacgcaaacaaattaataaaacgtgctgcattttctcttaacccaaacaaattaataaaacgcactgcattttcccacaacgcaaacaaattaatataacgtgctgcattttcccacaacacaaacaaattgatTAAACGAGCTGCATtgtctcacaacgcaaacaaataaaacgtgctgcatttactcttcacacaaaaatataaataaaacttgctgcattttctcttacacaacacaaacaaataaataaaacgtgctgcattttcacacaatgcaaacaaataaataaaactcactgcattttcccacaacacaaacaaataaataaaacatgctgcattttctcacaacgcaaacaaattaataaaacacgctgcattttctcacaacacaaacaaattaattaaatgcactgcattttctcgaaacactttcaaatagcacggaacacaatggaaaaagtggaccctaaaacgtgacagaCCTGGCTATTTTCGGTTATGGTTATtaaggctaataaaatacaaaagacaagagaATCAGGATaatctacaaaaaaataaacaaaaaaaactcacctttcaaagatcaccttcaagttcactgagcaacagtcaagGCACAGCAGCATTTGTCAAGTTTTAGGGTCCATTTGAAACATTTCAGTCCTTTTTgccagtgttgtgagaaaatgtagcatgttttatttatttgtttgtgttgtgagaaaatacagtgcatttattcatttgtttgcattgtgagaaaatgcagcgcgtttattaatttgtttgcattgtgagaaaatgcagtgcgctttattaattgtttgtgttggGAGAAAATGTAGTgcgtttattcatttgtttgtggtgtgggaaaatgcagcatttttcaatgtgtttgcattgtgaggatttgcagcatgtgtgctgtcaagcGAATGAAGATCTTttttaatttgctggcgtttttgtaattgcatgtgttttcttaaattgcagcacgttaaggtTATCTTAcaacacagtttactgtagtaataacTAAAGGATAATGgagtatatattacattttatcagttcactatagttaatattacAATCTGCCATAGCATTCTTTATCAGAGTtgtaagtactgtaaaatacactgTACTATAGCATGGTTCattaatactatagtatttactataaattactataatacgTTTTCATGTGGGTTGAAGTTTTATAAATAACGATCACTACTTACCATGGCCAATGACCACAGTCTCagctaaaagcattttttaatgctCTACAAAAATATTCTAATGAAAGGTGAGAAAATCAACAGCACATTTGGccatttgagtgaactatccctttaaggttacTTTATTGCAGGAATTCATTTTATGAGAGAATAATTCCTGCTTCATTTGCATTAAATATATTGCACATTTGCATGTTTTGTAAAaagcaaagtaaaaataaaaaaacacacagagagaacaAATATTTGTTTCCAAAGCAAATTTTGATTGTAGCATTTCAGCACTGACTAAAGCAAAGCAATACAGCACTTTCTGGGAAGCAGAAACGAGTTTTCCAATAAGCTTGAAAATGAACCTTATGCCAGCAGGTAACATTGCATTTTCCACATATTTAATGTATAACTGCAATATAAAGCCTAAAATGCTTTTtatcatgtacatttaataaaaaaagatgcatGAAAACATTCTGAATTTGATAAAATGATCATGCTTTGACTAGAGGTAGGTAGAAATATAATACTTAAATCAAACCCTCCATTGCGTCAATGGAAAATTCCTAAGAATATTTCCTCATGCATGCACTTTATGTCATAGTATGGCATAATCTCGAAAGCAATATTGAAGGTGATTGTTCAGTAAAATCCTGAGAGCTCTATTTTGATTTTATACACTTATTCCACCGACAAAGGTGATAATGCCAGTGTTATGTGGTCATTATGGCATTTAGCATCTCATGAATGTATGCTATGGCTGTATGATATATTTTGATTGTTCAAGCACTATATTTTATTCATGATATTCTGAGTgccttttattaaatatatatgaaatttaTGGCTCTGTCTCTGTGTGATTTGACAAGGGCTCATACATTCTCACTGTGTCCTAATGTGTTCGGGCTGCACAATTTATGATCCAGGATGGCAGTGATGATGTCAACATGAAAAATAGTTGACAAGGCGACACAGTTTTGTGGATTATTTGTGAATTTAGCAAGAGTTAAGTGAAGAGTGAAGGTTTATCATTTACTCAAGTTTATAAAGCCTTCCATGTGAGATTAAAGcattcagctgcaagaaatttGAATGTTTGTAGATTGAACATGgatttactgtatttaatttaaacagtgaagatgatgcagtgtttatttacatttcattattcttTTTCTATACATAAAAGTGTCACATTTgcctgaaaaacaaaaaaattgcctGTTGATTTTATTTGAAGATTTGTTCTGTTCGATAATAATTTATTCCCAGACAAATCACCCAATCATTCTAAAATAACGAatcctttccaaatagagctattcaagtgctattttactagttattttgaatatatatatatatatatatatatatatatatatatatatatatatatatatatatatatatatatatatatatatatatatatatatatatatatatatatatatatatatatatatatatatatatattataaagatattattaagatTAAAGTACAACTTAAAGGCTTAAAGGTGatgtgtgtaagtttttgactcttctaaagcataaaaatacccagcctgatctcacgagaaaacgtaagtattttacgttttgtcagtttagtggctaattcatacgaatttgtacgagttcagtcgtacgaaattgtacgattttaaaaaggaggcatggcacctaaaccctgcccctaaacccaaccatcattgggggatgagcaaatcgtactaaattgtacgaattagatagtacgaattcgtacgaattagccactaagtcaaaaagttacgaattgccgtgagatagtgttgaaataccataaaatgtttgcagatgtttaagatacatgctaagtgaacattattgtatatctgaaaaacaatgctaaagtcagatattctgctttgataaTGTGAGTTTTGTGCCAGGACAGCTTTCTTTGtattggttcttttaacctgcccaactctactttagccaattatacttCAGCACCACGGGTTGCCTTCATGGAAAACAGCTTATTTCATTccttcagtcatgaaggctctcaaagaaTGCGTCCGCgaccaaaatgcaacctccggtggacaataGCAGACTTTGAAATGAGACGCAGGTCCAGAGTTCCaaatgaggtggttattaattagcaaataatataaatattacaaacgtaaactgtgagaaatagaagccgtttctaaaatatatataaaataggtgTTGGTTAGTACAAAAATtccttttagtatggaaaataGTTCTTCTATTGTGTGcagttgcttttagttagaaaatggATCAAATCAGCCTTTTggctcaatagtcaggcacattcacgtcaatctggcaacctgcgcttgcatacACTAAACggagaaaatgtgttttgatccaggaatgcaatacctagttcaaccactgggtgtcaaacttacagtTAAATTGCACCTTTAACTAAGTAACTTAGAGTAACTTAactaaattaggcaagttattggacagcGGGGGTTTGTTCTGTATGGGCaatcaaaaattttttttaagaatgcTAATTATACTGatcctaaaaataataattaaaaaactgttttcattccagccaaactaaaagaaaaagtAGAATTACATTCACCAGATGACAAAAATATTagatgaaatactgtgaaaatgttctgttaaatatcaccaggtaaataattaaaaaaagaatttacatttcacaaaaaggATTTTCA
Above is a window of Danio aesculapii chromosome 6, fDanAes4.1, whole genome shotgun sequence DNA encoding:
- the LOC130231082 gene encoding potassium voltage-gated channel subfamily A member 10, which gives rise to MEVPLVNFENLDDIGINLGDPSDSGYPTSPTSDAPEGNQGTCGMNSPTHSPQRGRQRRHTPASPPTLSKKGTSSCNSLISNWKVLMSSEGSPNEALLGKVSKDCCEDYFTEKEKFQEGEQKVVINVSGMMYETTLKTLNQFPDTLLGDPMKRIDYFDPMRNEYFFDRNRPSFDGILYFYQSGGKIRRPANVPLDVFADEMVFYQLGHEVMEQFREDEGFIKDPEPQLPTSELHRQFWLLFEYPESSSAARSVALVSVFVITISICIFCLETLPEFRDEREFVPAFVNLTRDANGTLLSRPRPHKISAFTDPFFVVETVCIIWFCFELGVRFVVCPSKSEFFSNIMNVIDIVSIMPYFITVITELMATQEEEEEDPTANQNMSLATLRVIRLVRVFRIFKLSRHSKGLQILGQTLKASMRELGLLIFFLFIGVILFSSAIYFAEVDEPDTQFVSIPEGFWWAVVTMTTVGYGDMCPITLGGKMVGILCAIAGVLTIALPVPVIVSNFNYFYHRETEQGEKNMIDAAAEAAANQKNSSEEKYESNYSLDKSNGNWQTGKNGIP